One window from the genome of Scatophagus argus isolate fScaArg1 chromosome 13, fScaArg1.pri, whole genome shotgun sequence encodes:
- the LOC124069319 gene encoding 1-phosphatidylinositol 4,5-bisphosphate phosphodiesterase delta-1-like isoform X4: MEGDLDLQFLLKGGDLLKVRSTSWKKTRHFKLQEDCKTMWRESKKFFKANQTFSLDDISAVRIGRQSEGLRKYTEEQVDGRCFSIVFKGRRKNLDLIASSEEEAKQWVNSLQKVVSSMNNLSTQQKTEHWIFSCLKKADKNKDDKLSQSEVKNFLRLINIEVDDVYTEMLFEKCDKSKSGFLAGEEIQHFYNLLTYREEIDVIYGEYAKTTGLMSAENLVDFLMKEQREKATLADAQSIIQKYEPDENAKEKKLLSRDGFLMYLHHPETLILSSDHKEVYQDMSHPLSHYFISSSHNTYLMEDQLKGPSSTEAYVRALLKGCRCVELDCWDGSDDEPVIYHGYTLTSKILFKDAIAAIKEYAFKTSDYPVILSLENHCSVKQQEVMACHMRSILGSALITSPLGEGMPTNFPSPEELKGKFLIKGKRLNKLEASFAPEATAADDTDVTEEEESNDEDKQNEEDKSKKKKKLKLAKELSDMVIYCKSVHFHGFEDARTNLSFYEMSSFKEGKAMDLAKESANAYIRHNVEKLSRIYPGGFRTDSSNYNPVSLWNAGCQIVALNFQTSCSDMDINQGRFLVNGKSGYILKPAYMRDIETEFDPITLTRGDWLQHKTLHVMVISAQQLPKVNNKKSSIVDPLVKVQVYGVPADVAEKETSPIDNNGFNPSWNENFQFDVYVPELAVVRFLIEDYDSTSDNEFVGQYTLPFNSLKLGYRHVPLLSKNGDVLPSAGLFVHIMVVDAE; encoded by the exons TTTCACTCGATGACATCTCAGCGGTGCGAATTGGCCGTCAGTCAGAGGGTCTGAGGAAGTAcacagaggagcaggtggaCGGCCGCTGCTTCTCCATTGTGTTCAAGGGGCGCCGCAAGAACCTGGACCTCATCGCCAGCTCAGAGGAGGAGGCCAAGCAGTGGGTCAACAGCCTACAGAAAGTGGTCTCCAGCATGAACAACCTCAGCACCCAGCAGAAGACGGAGCA CTGGATCTTCAGTTGCCTGAAGAAGGCAGACAAGAACAAAGATGATAAGCTGAGTCAGTCAGAGGTGAAGAACTTCCTGCGGCTGATCAACATTGAAGTGGACGACGTCTACACGGAGATGCTCTTTGAG aaatgtgacaaaTCCAAGTCTGGATTCCTGGCTGGAGAGGAGATTCAGCATTTCTATAACCTGTTGACCTATCGGGAGGAAATTGACGTGATCTATGGAGAGTATGCCAAAACTACGGGCTTGATGAGCGCTGAAAACCTGGTGGACTTCCTgatgaaagaacagagagagaaagccacACTGGCCGATGCTCAAAGCATAATCCAGAAGTATGAGCCAGATGAAAATG CCAAGGAGAAGAAGCTGCTTTCCAGAGATGGCTTCCTCATGTACCTGCACCATCCAGAGACCCTGATCCTCAGTTCAGACCACAAAGAGGTGTACCAGGACATGAGCCATCCACTCAGCCACTacttcatctcctcctcacacaACACCTATCTCATGGAGGATCAGCTCAAAGGGCCCAGCAGCACTGAGGCTTATGTCAG GGCCCTCCTGAAGGGCTGCCGCTGTGTGGAGCTGGACTGCTGGGATGGATCAGATGATGAGCCAGTCATCTATCACGGCTACACACTCACCTCTAAGATCCTCTTCAAAGATGCTATTGCAGCCATCAAGGAGTATGCATTTAAG ACGTCAGATTACCCAGTTATCCTCTCCTTGGAGAACCACTGCAGTGTGAAGCAGCAGGAAGTCATGGCCTGCCACATGAGATCCATCCTGGGCAGTGCACTCATCACTTCCCCCCTGGGGGAGGGCATGCCCACAAACTTCCCATCTCCAGAG GAGCTAAAGGGGAAGTTCCTGATCAAAGGAAAGAGGTTAAACAAACTGGAGGCCAGCTTTGCTCCCGAGGCAACGGCAGCTGATGACACGGACGTGACGGAGGAGGAAGAGTCAAATGATGAAGATAAACAGAATGAGGAAGACAAAAGCAAG aagaagaagaagctgaaactGGCCAAAGAGCTGTCCGACATGGTGATCTACTGTAAGAGCGTCCACTTCCACGGCTTTGAGGACGCAAGGACAAACCTGAGCTTCTATGAGATGTCATCCTTCAAAGAGGGAAAGGCCATGGATCTGGCAAAGGAGTCTG CTAATGCTTACATCCGTCATAATGTGGAAAAACTGAGCCGCATCTACCCAGGAGGCTTCAGGACCGACTCCTCCAACTACAACCCAGTGTCTCTGTGGAATGCTGGCTGCCAAATTG TGGCCTTAAACTTCCAGACAAGCTGCTCAGACATGGACATAAACCAGGGCAGATTCCTGGTTAACGGAAAGAGCGGCTACATCCTGAAACCAGCCTACATGAGGGACATAGAGACAGAGTTTGACCCCATCACCCTGACCCGAGGAGACTGGCTGCAGCACAAGACACTCCATGTCATG GTTATATCAGCCCAGCAGCTCCCCAAAGTGAACAACAAGAAGTCCTCCATCGTGGACCCGCTGGTTAAAGTGCAGGTGTATGGAGTGCCGGCTGACGTTGCTGAGAAAGAGACCAGTCCTATCGACAACAATG GCTTCAACCCATCATGGAATGAAAATTTCCAGTTTGACGTGTATGTGCCAGAGCTGGCAGTGGTTCGCTTCCTCATCGAAGACTATGACTCCACATCTGATAATGAGTTTGTTGGACAGTACACACTTCcattcaacagcttaaaatTGG GATACAGACACGTGCCTCTGCTCAGTAAGAACGGAGACGTTCTCCCTTCAGCTGGACTCTTTGTACACATCATGGTTGTTGATGCCGAGTAA
- the LOC124069319 gene encoding 1-phosphatidylinositol 4,5-bisphosphate phosphodiesterase delta-1-like isoform X3: METNRIGQENGMEGDLDLQFLLKGGDLLKVRSTSWKKTRHFKLQEDCKTMWRESKKFFKANQTFSLDDISAVRIGRQSEGLRKYTEEQVDGRCFSIVFKGRRKNLDLIASSEEEAKQWVNSLQKVVSSMNNLSTQQKTEHWIFSCLKKADKNKDDKLSQSEVKNFLRLINIEVDDVYTEMLFEKCDKSKSGFLAGEEIQHFYNLLTYREEIDVIYGEYAKTTGLMSAENLVDFLMKEQREKATLADAQSIIQKYEPDENAKEKKLLSRDGFLMYLHHPETLILSSDHKEVYQDMSHPLSHYFISSSHNTYLMEDQLKGPSSTEAYVRALLKGCRCVELDCWDGSDDEPVIYHGYTLTSKILFKDAIAAIKEYAFKTSDYPVILSLENHCSVKQQEVMACHMRSILGSALITSPLGEGMPTNFPSPEELKGKFLIKGKRLNKLEASFAPEATAADDTDVTEEEESNDEDKQNEEDKSKKKKKLKLAKELSDMVIYCKSVHFHGFEDARTNLSFYEMSSFKEGKAMDLAKESANAYIRHNVEKLSRIYPGGFRTDSSNYNPVSLWNAGCQIVALNFQTSCSDMDINQGRFLVNGKSGYILKPAYMRDIETEFDPITLTRGDWLQHKTLHVMVISAQQLPKVNNKKSSIVDPLVKVQVYGVPADVAEKETSPIDNNGFNPSWNENFQFDVYVPELAVVRFLIEDYDSTSDNEFVGQYTLPFNSLKLGYRHVPLLSKNGDVLPSAGLFVHIMVVDAE, translated from the exons TTTCACTCGATGACATCTCAGCGGTGCGAATTGGCCGTCAGTCAGAGGGTCTGAGGAAGTAcacagaggagcaggtggaCGGCCGCTGCTTCTCCATTGTGTTCAAGGGGCGCCGCAAGAACCTGGACCTCATCGCCAGCTCAGAGGAGGAGGCCAAGCAGTGGGTCAACAGCCTACAGAAAGTGGTCTCCAGCATGAACAACCTCAGCACCCAGCAGAAGACGGAGCA CTGGATCTTCAGTTGCCTGAAGAAGGCAGACAAGAACAAAGATGATAAGCTGAGTCAGTCAGAGGTGAAGAACTTCCTGCGGCTGATCAACATTGAAGTGGACGACGTCTACACGGAGATGCTCTTTGAG aaatgtgacaaaTCCAAGTCTGGATTCCTGGCTGGAGAGGAGATTCAGCATTTCTATAACCTGTTGACCTATCGGGAGGAAATTGACGTGATCTATGGAGAGTATGCCAAAACTACGGGCTTGATGAGCGCTGAAAACCTGGTGGACTTCCTgatgaaagaacagagagagaaagccacACTGGCCGATGCTCAAAGCATAATCCAGAAGTATGAGCCAGATGAAAATG CCAAGGAGAAGAAGCTGCTTTCCAGAGATGGCTTCCTCATGTACCTGCACCATCCAGAGACCCTGATCCTCAGTTCAGACCACAAAGAGGTGTACCAGGACATGAGCCATCCACTCAGCCACTacttcatctcctcctcacacaACACCTATCTCATGGAGGATCAGCTCAAAGGGCCCAGCAGCACTGAGGCTTATGTCAG GGCCCTCCTGAAGGGCTGCCGCTGTGTGGAGCTGGACTGCTGGGATGGATCAGATGATGAGCCAGTCATCTATCACGGCTACACACTCACCTCTAAGATCCTCTTCAAAGATGCTATTGCAGCCATCAAGGAGTATGCATTTAAG ACGTCAGATTACCCAGTTATCCTCTCCTTGGAGAACCACTGCAGTGTGAAGCAGCAGGAAGTCATGGCCTGCCACATGAGATCCATCCTGGGCAGTGCACTCATCACTTCCCCCCTGGGGGAGGGCATGCCCACAAACTTCCCATCTCCAGAG GAGCTAAAGGGGAAGTTCCTGATCAAAGGAAAGAGGTTAAACAAACTGGAGGCCAGCTTTGCTCCCGAGGCAACGGCAGCTGATGACACGGACGTGACGGAGGAGGAAGAGTCAAATGATGAAGATAAACAGAATGAGGAAGACAAAAGCAAG aagaagaagaagctgaaactGGCCAAAGAGCTGTCCGACATGGTGATCTACTGTAAGAGCGTCCACTTCCACGGCTTTGAGGACGCAAGGACAAACCTGAGCTTCTATGAGATGTCATCCTTCAAAGAGGGAAAGGCCATGGATCTGGCAAAGGAGTCTG CTAATGCTTACATCCGTCATAATGTGGAAAAACTGAGCCGCATCTACCCAGGAGGCTTCAGGACCGACTCCTCCAACTACAACCCAGTGTCTCTGTGGAATGCTGGCTGCCAAATTG TGGCCTTAAACTTCCAGACAAGCTGCTCAGACATGGACATAAACCAGGGCAGATTCCTGGTTAACGGAAAGAGCGGCTACATCCTGAAACCAGCCTACATGAGGGACATAGAGACAGAGTTTGACCCCATCACCCTGACCCGAGGAGACTGGCTGCAGCACAAGACACTCCATGTCATG GTTATATCAGCCCAGCAGCTCCCCAAAGTGAACAACAAGAAGTCCTCCATCGTGGACCCGCTGGTTAAAGTGCAGGTGTATGGAGTGCCGGCTGACGTTGCTGAGAAAGAGACCAGTCCTATCGACAACAATG GCTTCAACCCATCATGGAATGAAAATTTCCAGTTTGACGTGTATGTGCCAGAGCTGGCAGTGGTTCGCTTCCTCATCGAAGACTATGACTCCACATCTGATAATGAGTTTGTTGGACAGTACACACTTCcattcaacagcttaaaatTGG GATACAGACACGTGCCTCTGCTCAGTAAGAACGGAGACGTTCTCCCTTCAGCTGGACTCTTTGTACACATCATGGTTGTTGATGCCGAGTAA